A stretch of DNA from Tachysurus vachellii isolate PV-2020 chromosome 4, HZAU_Pvac_v1, whole genome shotgun sequence:
TatagatcattcattcattcattcattcattcattcattttctaccgcttatccgaactacctctggtcacggggagcctgtgcctatctcaggcgtcatcgggcatcaaggcaggatacaccctggacggagtgccaacccatcgcagggcacacacactcacattcactcacacaatcacacactagggacaattttccagagatgccaatcaacctaccatgcatgtctttgggccgggggaggaaaccggagtacccggaggaaacccccgaggcacggggagaacatgcaaactccacacacacaaggcggaggcgggaatcgaacccccaaccctggaggtgtgaggcgaacgtgctaaccactaagccaccgtgcccctgggAACACCACAAAATGGAAATTTCAAGGAGGTAAAtactttttttcccctgacaTGGTGAAGGTTCTACTTAAATCTTTTTCTCCAAAAGACAAGCCTCAAAATGGAGTACTTACTTAAAATTATGCCAGTTAAAATTATGTCATGTGAGTATGCATTAGTAGATCTAGATGAAATTAAGACAGGTTGAAgtcaaatgtgtgtatgtatatgtgagcATGAGTGGTTTTTGTGCAGTCAGTCTCTTACCCTGAAGCTTGGCCTATCAAAAGTTTCAGACAGGTTAGTTCACCCCTGGCAGCGGCATAGTGAGCAGGGACAGCACCACAGACAGTTTCCTCCTCAGCTCTGCCCCCAGAGGTCAGCAGCCAACCAACAACCTCTACCCTCCCAAACCGTGCAGCAAGATGGAGTGCAGTAGTCCCTGCTTCATCCTGCTCCTGAAAGAACATCCCAGAACCAGAGTAATTAGATTTATATAGATAACCAACAAACATAACTGTTTGAAAAGTTTTATGGAAACAAGTAATAACTAATAAGCAAACAGAAAAACTATCAGAGGTTTTGTATTATAGAGACTGTACTATGAAAATCCCAAAAcctatttgatttatttgatatgattatatatgatataaaaatgttttgtttttttttgtgttgctttgtttttttttttttttctgctttatttactgttttttttgtcatggttGCACTGGTTCTTGCACCTGTCACAGGAACATTGGGTGTGAGGCAAAAATACAACCTAAATGGGATGCCAATCCATTACAGGATattatgtcacacacacacacacacacacacacacacacacacacacacacacacacacacacacacacacacacacacacacacacacacaggggcaatTTAGAAACTTGCAGGTTTTCAGAAGGTGAGAGGATACACATTAACCCAAGCTCAGCATCAAACCAGGGAGCCTTGGGAGAAAATCAATTTGCTGTGCCACCATACTCTTCCCTCCATGTTCCATATAGTCCATGTACAGTAGAAGTGGAAGGATTCAAATGCTTTTCATGGGTGTGATGTCACTAccattaacatactgtatttatatactGAATCAGCAGCACAGTCCAGGTGCTGCAAGCTGAATTATATGGTGTAGAGTAAtggttaaatgtgtgtgtttccaggcTGCTGGCAAACAAAAAGTCCTTAATGGCATAACCAAtcaaaagagacagaaaaaaactgtGGTTGTCTgaaacatatttttgtttaccTTTGACAAAAGAAAAGGTCTTTGTCCTGAGCCTAATTTTGAATTGCATATTTCAGCCTTGACTTCTTTTTCAGTAAGACAATATAGTGCAGGCTTTGCCAAAAGGCTGTGCAGTGTTTGCAAGCCCACAACTGGAAAGTAGACCACTTCAGTCTGACACTGGTCTATGCTTcgtaaaaacaatataatacacGCTAGCAAGCTAGGTAGATTATTTTGGTAATGCCTTTGCCAATTCCATAGTCGTCATATGAATAAAGATAATATTTACATCATACATTTCAACAGTTTTGAAATATCTAACAATCctagaaatggataaatataTGTTTTGTAGTTATTAGCCTAGCagttagtgtttatttaaatatcagtATTACAGACAATAACTTaaaaatttctgtttaattctaaaagataaagaaaggTTGGATGTCATGTTGACATCCTCTGGCAGCGAGCATTCAGTACTTATATAGACTTCTGCAAAACAGATCTCTAAACTGGCCCAGAATCACACTCAGTGCTCCAGCAGTGTAATCAAATTAGGGAAGTCATCTTTATTTAAGTGGGCagaggaaatgtttattaattattcaagCCTCATACCACTTTGACTGTGTGTTGGCATGCATGGcctgcaaaaataaaatctctcaTTCACATCTCTCTTACAAACTTCAGCAAGACCACCAACTTGGAATAATGTTATCGCTTTAGTGAATGATAACAAGGCACTTAAAACGTGTACTATAATCCAAAGCAGCTGCCCATAAATTTGATCAAGAGGATGTTGAAGTTAAAAGAACTGGTTTGCATTAGTGGGAGAAAGGGCTGTGAGGTCTCGGAGGGGCCACATGGGCAGCACAGTCCTCCAATAAACAGCGAGCCCCTTTGGCCCCCATCTGCTCCTGATTAGAGCAGTCATGCAACTCTACTACACAAAGAGCAAACAGAAAAAGTGCGGGTGATGTAACTTCACCATCCCCTCTGTCCTGCAGCTGACTATGCATAGTCTTATATTTATAACAGGTGGAACACCCAATGTTTAGCTGTTCAGCACATGGGCTCACTGTAGCCTGAGAGATTCATCAGTACGGAATTTTGCTTTAAACTACAAATAACATGCTTTTAGAAATCTTGCGTTCAAGCACATCACAAAACTTACCACCATTAATGATTAAACACATAAATTGCACACTTTATGTGTAAACAATCAATTATCCACAAgtcatattaattatatatcttATCATATATCTGTATCACACTCAATTAATCACTCACATCTGCTTCTTGAACTTCCCAATCAGGTTTAGCCccctttgaggacaacaacctcctcatcaatacacaattgtcgggttgtatatgtataatcacaccctctagtgttacctaaatgaggatgggttcccctttgagtctggttcctctcaaggttcctttaccattcaagggagtttttccttgccacagttgactcagtcacctcaggcttgctcattggggataaatacaaacacatttaaatctatctaataataatctggaatttttcttatattaatctttattttaactttttgttttatggttatgttctgtaaagctgtaacaatgtccattgttaaaagtgctatacaaaatagaattttaaatttactgtaaatattcaAATTTACTGTTAAATTTACCTCCACTTTTCTGGAAAGgaatttcatttcagttcaattcaatttgaattatctgaaagcagctttataggaaCATTAAAATTCAGTTTAAATTTACAATTTATAGTTACCCCTTAGTATTCATAGAGTCACAAGGGCCTTAGTGAGGGCATGCAGTGATGCtgggtgaggaggcctgggaCACAGTTGGCATTCAATTTATCTATAAGGTGTTGAGGGGTTGAGATCAGGGTTGTGTGCAGGCCACTCATGTTCTTCCACATCAACCTTagcacaccatgtcttcatggagcttgctttgtacacagacacattgccatgctggaacatgttttgATGCATCTTAAatccagtgaaggaaaattgtaATGCCACAGCATTCATAGACATTTTAGGCAATTGTGGCTTTCAGATTTGTTGAAGCAGTACCACATATGAGAGGGTCTTGGTGAGGCGTCCAAATACTTTTGAGTACACAGTGTATCAAATAGGAGTTTGGTGTTTGGTTCACTGCCATATAGACATTTTAGTTTAAGGTGATCAACAAAAAGATCTaagatttatgatttataagATATATGATTACGTGTCagatatatgatttatatgatgtgCTGTATATCTATAACTCTTATTTTTGGTCAGTCTActtattaaataagaaaaaataacatatacatataacaaCACATAACTGGGTCCCAGTGatattatgtttaaaaatatatgtaaagataaaagaaattttaaacacagtatattgtatgtgtcctttaaaataacataaagtgaacataaagaaaagaaaagaacttaaaacattaataaacattaaaacaatatttagcCTGTCACATTCCACTGTATCTACACATTACCTTAAATTAGAATcattaaaatactttataaattgtgtaattttttaaaaaaaatgtgtgaatcCATGAGCTTGTCATTGGATGTTATGAATCACTTGATTTTTACTTCACATTCGCTCAACCCAGTTACCCCCACTTTCACCATTATGAAAGTTTTCAACATCCAAATTTTCTCCAGGTTTTCagtttttcctttgttttcaaTACATTTTGGATGTTACCCAAATTATAGATtgaatatgtttgttttatacGTTTTAAAAATACGGTATAAGCAAATTAATTCAATGTCTCTACTATCCTATTTGCTATTTCTGTGCTAAGAAAATGTCAACTCTGTTACTTATTGAACAACTTACATCTTATTGAAAGATTGGTTAACACATATTTAATGGTTACATGCAAGTATGTAAGACTGGAcgtaaaatattaatgaaataaatttgcttTTTAAGACTTACCAGGGCTAAATGCCACCACAATCGTGGAATTGACAGTTTAAAGACACAAAAGCTTAATCATTTCATATGATTAATATGATGTTGTGTCCTATAATGTTGTGTCCTGTAGGAAACCGAGACGGGACTTTTTTGATGTAGTGTATAACAGAAGCTACAGTGCATTTATACTACAAGGTAAAAGTTTAACACAGTTTAATCAGTATCTGTAtctgacagacaaaaaaaaaataaaaaagatacaaTATGGCATATAAATAAGGAAATGTACTTATCTAGTCTCACAAAAAACTTAAGCTATATTAGTAGTAACCTAATATGTTAAGGAACAAAGACTATTTAAACTTATATTAGATAAAAGACTAATAGTGATGTTATCAATTGGCGGTACTACAAAAAAGTGTTGAATCTTGTGTTGTTACACATATGGCTCTTCTGACTTTCTCATCATATTTATCATATTCTATACAACAATAGTTGCCAGTTCAAGTCCTAGAAGTTCATCATCTTGCAGAGCTTGATGTTTTTCTCTGCTAAAGCACACTGGATCTGGTGCATCAGAATACAGAAGATTACAGATTTGAATACAGGTGCTTGAGTCAAGAGAACCTCACATTTCTCATTCACACTGCCATAAAATCCCTAAGCTCACCTGCACACTGCATCCTGCATTCTGTACCAGCCACTGAAGCTCTCGTATATGGCCTGTAGCAGCTGCGTCATGGACAGGCGTAGCACCATTCAGAGCCCTTCTATTAGCCAGCAACCCTGCTTCAGCCACCAGAAAACGCAGGCAGTGGAGCTGGCCACAACGTACCGCATGGTGAACTGGCCCTGCTCCCTGAGCATCAACAATAGCTGCTGTCAAACCTCCAGCTGTGAACAGGTGCTTTAGAGTATCTAGATCCCCAACACGAGCAGCAGTTATGGCCTTATGGAGCACCATCTCCCTACCACACGGTCCATCTGAGTCCAGACTAGACACTCTCTAACAAAGCTCAGCTAAACCTGACCACACATGCATACCCTTTGCCAGAGCAAACTGACACCACAGTGACAGTGAGCTGGCaggaaggagagtgtgtgtgtcggtggcGGAGAGGTTCAGGTTAGGCTCAGTGAGCTGTTAAGTTAATGAAAGAAGCCCAGCAATGGCAGAAATGTGCAGCTTCTCATGGACCAGCAATCACCTTTGTGCCCAGACTGACACATGCCACCACATGCCACAGGGCAGGAACAAACAGTGACCATGGAAATATGAGTACAGACATCTGAAGACATATAAAGGGTTAACAATGATCTGCAGAGCGTTCGCTGCCACTTAAGCTTTACTTTTAAGGCTTGGGTTAAATATTTATGCTCCTTTGAATAGCTCAAGCTGTGTAGATTACAAAGAGAACATAAGTTTAGAGACTTGTACAGTTTGGTTGAAGCATGTGATCTTTAATGATGACAGAACACAATTTAACATCAggtttaagaagaaaaaaacgcCAATATCACCTGCTTGCTACATGTTAATAACATTGCAGCTTCTTTTATGCACTGAAGACATTTCTACTCGAACATGCAAGCTCAACCCATCTGAGAAATGCTTAAAAAGCCTTTGTGTgtacattaataatatatattaacaatagtaataaataattcttttaAAACATCCTGCCttgtaacagtacttttaataATTAGTGCATTTAGGTGCATACCCcattattgtatatttacagtGCACACAAGACTGGTTCACTGTAAAATAATTCCTTGATCGGTATATCGGTATCTTAAGCCAATAAAACTAAAGCATGAGTTTCTGTTCAACATCCGCAAACACTAAGGGTGCTCTAGGAAAAACAGACTCTAATTCATTTGCTCCAGTTGTTCCACTGTGTCCCGGAGGTCCTCTACCACGATGTCCACATCCTCCCGTGATGTCCCTCGTCCCACACTAATCCTCAGAGCATTGATTGCTACATGGTACGGGATTCCACAGTTCAGCAGAATATGTGAAGGCCTGCAAAAAAtttacatgtgatttttttttaaaggattaaCGTTCAGTATATCTAgttctgtcttttttatctctagatgtatatttatttgaaaactACAGACCTTACAGAACTGACATCTCACATCTTTTGCATCTATCTCAACAAGTAATAAAGAACTTTTCAGCATTTCAAAATTTGGTTATcagcaaaagcaaaaacaaagttAACTTGGCAAATACTGTAGACAATGCTGGAATTAAGATTAggatagagaaaaagagaattaTGATACCTCTTTAATTAGACAACTAATGgaattatttaatgtaaatactCAGCGTGTTTAACAGAGCTCAAGGGTTGTGTATGTCCTTCTACTATGCACAAGCCAACTTAGATTGTTATCCGCTAGCCAGTTTAGCACTAAATTACTTCAGTCTGACCTTACTCACAAGTTCCAGAGATTACCTGTGTGATTAAAGCTTTAGTTTGGTGCTatataacattattactatgacattattacagttaaacacCTAATTCAGAAGGCATACGTTACgtggtacagtatgtgatagTGTAGATTGGGTTGTTTGCATGTTAGAGACTCACTGATCTCCGTGGTCTGAGTGACAGGCAGCGCCCACGCTGGCCAGTAACCTCCTACATGTAGACAGCACGCTGCGGCCTACGACACAGCCAGGGACAGATCAATTATTTAATGCAGCtattttgttttacaaatgGCTGAGGTCAGGACCCGAGCCAGCACATGTGACATAAAAATCTTACATTTCATTAATGGGCCATCTTttgaattaatttcatttagGAATGTTCcagagaaagaaatgaggaGTCACTTAAACCTGTAGGGATAATGAAGAACATCCTAAAAGCCCagtaaatggttaaaaatattGCTGTTTATTGCCCCATGGATTGGATTTTAGCtataaaataacagaatatGAGTGTGAATGCAACAGATAATAATTAATGAAAGGTGAAATGTAAGGATTGATATTCACCATGTAGTCCTTGTCCCAGAATAGACATGTTGCACGTGTTGGGCAGTGTGTCTGTTCCATGGAAATGACTGTTAAAACGAAGCTTCTCTTTTCCAAACACAGTCTAGATAAAGAATAAGGTTATTTCAACAGCATACCTTTTAAATACTACTCATCTTTATCTGTTACTGCAAAGAACCCATTAAAGAATAAGATCTGACACAGACTAATAGGACTGACCAGCAGCCTCTGCTCCAGGTAAAGTCTGATATCCAACAGATGAGACTCGTCTTTCACCAGGTTTGCTGTCACCAATTCTGCAGCCTTTGCAAAGATGAGAAGCACAGTCACGTAATAGTCTGAAACCAAATTTGAGGAAAAAgtaatatatgtatatctaCATGAACAATGCTGAGACAAACCTCCTACCTTCCCCAGACCGGCAATCATTGCTGTGTTCTCAGtcctaaaaaagaaagttagGAACAATATCAATTTCAGAGTCAGTGCTtcaagcttatttatttatttactagttCAAAGGGTTAGCATTGCCACACTACACTTATACCGCAATGCCAGCTAATAAAGCCATGCAATACCCTGGTCTAAAGTTGCGCTCCTGTCCTCCGCCAAAGAGCAAAGGGTAAAGAGGGGTCATCGTTCCAGGACCTTTCACAAACAAGGCACCAATTCGTGGAGCATAAAACTGCAAAAAGTGTAAGGCAGGTTATCAGTCTGGAATCAGGTTCATGGTGGTTGCCTGCTTATTTTTGCAAATGGTAAAACCATGATTtacaaaatacatgaataatCATAATGTCTAAAATCTACGTCTATAATTTCTTATTCTTGCTTAGCATCACAAATCACAAAATAGTTACCAACTGGAAAGCTCCAAAAATACTGGTTGGTTTAATGAAGACTATTGTGCTGACTTCATAAGCCTATTTTATGTTCTTACTATTATTTTAACTTCACTTGTTTAGgacatttaaacagtttttacACAGTTTAACATTATTCCTCTGAggaaaatcattattattattattattattattattaactaatcAGCACTGTTTACCTTGTGTCCCACTATTGTAAGATAATCCACCCCCAGCTCTTGGGCATCCACACGGATCTTCCCAATGGCCTGCGCTGCGTCCGTGTGCAGCAGAATCCTGGGACAAGACGATGATCTTTTTGCTGCCTTCAACCTCTGACAAATCTCCCTGATTGGCTTAATCACAACAGAATTTATGTACTGAAATCTGATCATTTCCAtccattattacattttttagcaCATTCTTATTTCATTCTCAACTTAAATAGTGTATAAAAGGaatgatatttgtgtttaatattttccTATATTTCTTggcataacaaaaaaataagctttaaataaatgataatttaTCTACATATTCTTCATTACCCTTCTTTCAGAttcttaacaataataatgcttTACCATAATAACGCCTGTCTCATTGTTGGCCAGCATGACTGACACCAGGCATGTGGAAGGACGGACTGCTGCCATCACGTCCTCTACCTCTACCCGACCAGTTATTCTGGAAACAGGCAGGAACGTGACATCTACAAGATGAATCCAGACAAGCACACCTCAAATAGTTTTGCATGGAATAAAAATGGTCATTCATTTATCAAGACAATTTATTAATTCCACAAGTGATGCTTTATCCTGGCCGGGGTCATGCAAGATCCAAAGCTCATAGCAGTGCATCGTGCACCCACATTCACATACTCGTTCGCACCTAGTGGTGATTTTGAGTCACCAATCCACATATCAACCCAGAGGAACCCCACAGGGACAAGGGGAGAATATATGAACTCTGTATAGACACTAAGCCGAGGCCAGGATAGAGCATATAACGGTGCTCTATCAAAATATTTCcaatgaaatataataatagttcatttacacaacagtatatgagaTGTTTCAGTCATACAGAGGATGGCCTGGGTTATGTGTCATCATTACCTGCCTTGTCCATTTTTACCAGGTGTTCAGCCACAAGTTTGACAGAATCATGCTCCACATTGGATGTGATGATGTGAGGACGAATACTTTTGCCATTAAGATGATAATTTTCCTCTCTTCCACCGTCAGCCGACCTGCTGCTCTTCCAGAAGTGTTCCAGTACCGAGTGAAACACCATGTTATTAGcctaaaaaaataaggaaaatgaGTAAGGACATGCATTGCTAGTTTTTAGAGACTAAAGTACAGATGAAAAAAATCCAGGTGTCAAAATATATGCAGTGTAAATAATCAGTACAGGACCAAGCCATGTGATTATGAAAGGTTTTTTAACCACAATTAAAGTATTGATAAGAACATTCCAGTTCATTTGGGTGGAAGGAACAAAGTCAAAACTAAATTGAAATTGAAGtatgaggttaaaaaaaaggaattatgAGTTGCAAAAGCATTTTTAGCTCTATGGACCTTTTAGACAAGATACTACAGGTTTATATACATCTAGACTAAAAGATTCAAACTTACTTTCATGTCACTATACATTGCCTGTTTTAGGTCAGCTAAGGCCAACGTGAGGAattcatggcctaatggttagagagtttgactcctaacgctaaggttgtgggttcgagtctcgggccggcaactGCTCCCGCATCTGCTACAGCTCCCGCAACTGCTACAGCATcaatggctgcccactgttccgggtgtgtgttcactgctgtgtgtgtgcactttggataggTTAAATGAAgtgaacgaattctgagtatgggtcaccatacttagctgtatgtcacgtcccTTCACTTCTTTATATCCATAAGAGGTCATAAACTGAGTTTGTATTTGGTCGCATTGCATTTTAATTGCTCAAGTTGAATCAAATGCTTAGGAAAGCTTTCGACAATCTTCTCACATTACATGGAATTTTCTCCTTCCCTCCTAACAAATTTTCTCTAGGATTCagatcagggctttgtgatAGCTACTCCAAACATATTGCTGTCTTTATAACAGGTAACTTCATTTTGTTACATCTATGGAGGTATGCTTATTATAACTGTCCTGCTAGAAGACCTAGTTGCAAACAACTTTGAACTTTTTGGTTGATGTATTGAGGAGTTGTTTCAGCATTTCTAGATAAACCGTCTTCCTAATGAAtgatgctgtttatttttgagAAGATCGTTCCATTTCTTTTAAATCACATTCTTGAGGTATGgtcttcttccttcttttcatGCCATGGCGATGTAGGCCTCTCTTTATGGTAGATGTACATACATTGGTACCTGATGCCACCTATTCTTCTGATGTTGTCTTACAGTtcagttgaactttttggacaACAGTCATCCCTGTAAATATGCTCATGGTACCTACAGTTGTTTGGATTGCTTCTAAAGAGGAACTGGACTACAGGATTTTCCTGAGGTCTTGGCTGTATTCATTGGATTTTTCCAACAGCCACAGGTATATTCCTATTAACTCGTATTTATGACATTAGGCTAATCAAAAGCTTTTACATGTAATTACTTCAATATCTGGAtcttccagattttttttatgataaaaattttttttaaaacagctcACTGGAATTTTGTCATagtgaattaaagctgaaataaagTCTTTAACAGATTGTTACCTGAAATGTAGTTATTGATCTAACTGATTTgcaaaaagaaatgtgtaaTAGCATAAAGTGGATTTGTCAAGAACTGAGGttgaatatatttatctatGCAACTATACTATACTGATATCTATGATATTTTATGCCGACaagactgaaaaataaaatctttaataaGCTTCTGAAGTTGAACATAATCTAAATTACAGCAAGTTCTCACCTCAGTGCCACCTGATGTAAATATGATGTCCGATGCCTTTCCTCCAACCATCCTAGCGACACTCTCTCGTGACTGGTTAATGATATCTTTGGCTTTCAGTCCTGGCAAAACACAGCAGAGTAATGTGAGTACAGTATAAGTACATCTGGTCTATCAGAGATGCACTGTATGAGAGCAGGCTGAGAACACACCTGGCAGGTACATGCTGCTGGGGTTTCCCCAAGCTTCATTTAAAGCTTCAGTGACCACACTGACCACCTCAGGATCAACTGGAGTAGTGGCATTGTAGTCCATATAGATTCTAATTGAAAGGTAAAACATTAATCTTTAGAGTTGTGTTCTACCACATGTGATTCAATATCAGAATCATCATGCCAAGACAaggaagtaataataataacaacaattcaattaaagagaaaaaaaacatttatatagcagttttaatacatataaaatgcaGTTCAAAATGCTCACGtgacataaaaatacaatataaaataaatatcaaatatataaaataatagattATTTATGTGATAAATAACAGCAGCACCAGTCAGAAGTGTATAATGAGTAAAATAACaatgttataaaataacaatgttatacaaactaataatataaaagtaaCACAACCTTCCAGTTAATggcaaataataaaatgatatgttattatataataataaaaaatatgtttgttgTCATTATGATATCCTCTGAAAATGCAGCCCATGCCTAGaatgttgttttaaatttgaCACTATTCATAAGCAAAACTGTAAGGAAGATACACAAAGCCAAATGTACACCTTCGATTGATCAATACAAACATAATATTGATTGTTCTTCAATGTAGAGCTATATTTCATGGTCAGGCTTTCTCTCACCTAGTCAACGTAGGACTAATCACATGCTCCACATGCTTATGGTGATGGTCCATATCCACAACTGCCTTGTCCTGTGGACACTGAGTCAGATTATCTGAGGATCCAGCCTCGTCACACAttgtctaataataaataaataaataaataaataaataaataaataatagaaaaacaaacaaattatatatatataagtatattgtataagtgtatatataagtatatatataaaaatatataatataaaaaaataatatatatttatatatttttaattaaaaaaaaaaatatatatatatatatatatatatatatatatatatatatatataatacctatatctatatatattattaatacatatgtattatatatatatatatatatatatgtatatatatatatatatataaaaacacagataTTATCCTATAGACCACAGACAACG
This window harbors:
- the scly gene encoding selenocysteine lyase, which encodes MCDEAGSSDNLTQCPQDKAVVDMDHHHKHVEHVISPTLTRIYMDYNATTPVDPEVVSVVTEALNEAWGNPSSMYLPGLKAKDIINQSRESVARMVGGKASDIIFTSGGTEANNMVFHSVLEHFWKSSRSADGGREENYHLNGKSIRPHIITSNVEHDSVKLVAEHLVKMDKADVTFLPVSRITGRVEVEDVMAAVRPSTCLVSVMLANNETGVIMPIREICQRLKAAKRSSSCPRILLHTDAAQAIGKIRVDAQELGVDYLTIVGHKFYAPRIGALFVKGPGTMTPLYPLLFGGGQERNFRPGTENTAMIAGLGKAAELVTANLVKDESHLLDIRLYLEQRLLTVFGKEKLRFNSHFHGTDTLPNTCNMSILGQGLHGRSVLSTCRRLLASVGAACHSDHGDQPSHILLNCGIPYHVAINALRISVGRGTSREDVDIVVEDLRDTVEQLEQMN